The sequence ACCAGCTCACTACAGCTCCTACAGGCAAGGGTGGGTGACCCAGCTCCGCTCCAGGAGCTGAATTAAAACACAAACTAGAAGCGCAGCTCACAAATGCACGCTGAGCGCATTTCCCCTTGAGGCCATTTTCCAAGCTGCAGTCAACCGCAAGTCCACCCCGCTAACAGCCTCCTCCATTAGCATCCGCGTGCTCTTTCCGTATCGGTAATGCCCTCCGCCCGAGCATCTCGAGATGTTTTACGAAGAGCAGCAGAGTGCAGCGATTAGGCCTCCAGCCAGGGAGCAAAGAGACCCGGGTTTGCTTCCTGCATCTGTCACCGTCACCTCTCCTCGGCCTGCACCTCTGCCGCCTAGATAAGAAATTCTTGGGGGCAGGGGGCCGTCTCTCAACGGTGCATCTCCCCAGCGCCAcgcagagcggggctgggctcTGCACATCTGCCTGCCCCCGGCTCCGGCTGTGCCGGGCGAAAAGGTTCCGGCTCCTCCGTCCTGCCAGCTGAACTGCTCCTCCGCTTCCCGCGCCCGTGTCAGCTCTAATGAGCTGAAACGGGTTACGCGGTAGGTCTTTGCTGGTTTTCACGCTGACATAGGCTAGGGGACATCCCATGAGCAGCTCAGCCGGCAgatgggaggggggaaggggggcaaaACTCCAGCGGCGGACTGCTTCACCtgctgaatgaagaaaaaaaaccccaaagccctcATATACACGCAGAGCAACGAGCTCAGAGAGAATACGGCACCAGCACGTTCCCCGGGAACACGTATCTCACTTGTGCGCGTGAGGAGCTGACCAAAGACACCCCTTGGCTCTTGCCACCCATCTGCTCTTCCCACTCGTGATGCCGCACAAGCCGGGAGGAGCGGGGACCGTTCCCGATGCGCATCTAGCCCCAACCAGCCACCGATTCTCCGAGCAATTTTAAGGCGGTCTCGTTTCTCGGTGAAAATAACGCCTACGGGCCCCCCGAACTCTGCTCCCTTCTGGGTTTCTCAAGCTGGATCTGTACGTGGAGTTTTTGACCACAGCTGGAAGCGCCCTGGGCCATCAGCTGGTGGCACACCTGGGGACGCGCCTCGTGGCTGGCTGGGTCTCGGGTCACTCTGACCCCTAGTTTCAGACCGAATGGGCGCTTGAAGCAATGCATGCTCAAGGCTCTTCGTTCTCCCCCTTGTGACTGGAGGATTCAAGGCGAGCACTCACGTGGATCCAGCAGAGAGTAGCGTGCGTCCTCCCACTCAGAAACCCAAGCACTTTGTCCTGGTATTTTGATGCTTGCGGGGTCTGTTTATTACTGTTTTGAAATATTAGGGTTGAGAGTGGAAGAAAATCCCACACGGGaataattttgcatttccaaGTGCCCGAGGTCCTATGGATGAGGTAAAGAGCTGGGAGTTAAACGTCTGGGCAGGCAAATGCCAAATCTCCAAATCTTGAATatgggggggcggaggggaggaaTAAATAAACCTGCATGTAATTAAttgctaacaaaacaaaacaacaacaaaaaaaagagtaagacaCCCATGCCCAGTGCCATCTTCCCAGCTATCACGGGGACTCCAGCAACGGAGATGCAGGCGCCTGCCCCAAGATTTCTTCCCCAGAAGTTTTAAAAGGCGTTACCTTGAATCCCTCCGATGAATCCAGCTGATCCACCGGCCAGGAAACCAGCATTTGCTCCTGCAGGTAGGTTTGGTACAtcagcagggaaggggaaggcagcctTCGCTGAGCGTGGCAGCTTCCTCATTCTTTCACAAGAGCCACCGTTGGCTGCGGGCTGCCTTGCCTTTATGAAATTGCTGCCTTGCCTTTATGAAATTGCTGCCTTTTGTCCAGCCTTCAACGCAAACAGGACAGGTGAGATAAGATCTGAGCACCGCAGTGCCTGTCCTTTTTGCTTAAAGCCAGCCTGGGCTTCTACTGATGGCAAAACACTCAAAGGACCTCattcaaaagcaaacagaagataaaaaaaaaaggggaaagacaAAGCATTAAAAGCTGCTCCCCTTCCAGCAATGTGTCTCCATCAGGTTACAGACCGACGATACGCGTTTTGCTTTGTCTTACGAGGGTGAGGGGGGAGTACGTGCAAGGAGAGATTAGACTGTATTAGCATATATATGATCAAAGCTCGATTAGGACATCTTCTAgttgcaaagaataaaaaaaaatacatttcctgcGGCTCAGGAGACATACCAGCTTATGTGGCAGCGTTGGCTGACAATCTCTCGCAACTAACATAACATGTCTTGCTAAGATAACATCTGCCTCTGGAACAATAGGTCAGGTTTCACGAGGTGTTTCTACACGGTAAGACAACGGTCCTCTTCCTGCAGCGCGTGCGATTTGCAGAGTCTACTCCCGACATACGCTGCCGGAGCATTGCCGTTTCCAGGATCTCTTTTCACACAGCCGTGGATGTGTAGCAAAACAGCCACTGGAACGCGTTTATCTCGCTGCTTGTGAGCTAGCTACATGTTTTTCATTGAACGagtgaaaacattttcctttcctgcgAGCTTATCTGACTCACGCTTAGGAAAGGCTATTGACTTAAGTGCCAATCCCTTTTTTAATGCCCAGCACACCTTACTCCTGCATAGCAGGGAGACAAACCCAACCGTTCAAATCTTCATCTCCTCCTCGGACAAGGAGCTGAACCTCAGACCTTGCCTCGTGGCTTTGTGGAATCTGAACTGCAGGGAACCCCACCGCAGGACCCGACTGGAGGCATCCCGGTTCTATTCACTACTTCAGAACGGGATTTTAGCCTTATCCCGTCCCTCGCTAAGACCAAGAGGAAAACTTGTGCTTATTTAAATAGAAGCAGAGGTAGACCAAGAGGTTTCGACACTCCCACCcctcatgttttaaaataagggCACTAAGGAAAAAGCAGGAACTTGGAGAGAGGCCGATCATTTGGTGGACATTTGGATCTtccttgtaaaaacatttttgggtaggaagagaaggaaatctAGAGAAACCATTGCAGGATGAGGCTACGTGTAACTACAGTCTGACTAACAACCACGAGGAGTAGGGCAAGAAGGCTTACGAAGAACTGTACTAGTCTGATATAAAGCTTCACTCTCCAGCAGACTTACTCTTAGAAACAAACATTAATTAGAAAGACAGACGGAAGCTGAACTAGACTGTATCTTGGCTCCTTGATTCGATGTACTCGGATCGCTTGCCTTCAGCTTGGAGGGATACATTTTAGACCTACTTAAGCGGACACCGGGTGAACCAGTTGAAAACGAGATCTGTCCATAAAACCCCAAAAGGCTGCATAAAATTAATAAGGTATTTCACCCTCCTCTTCTTTTGTAGGCTCAAACTGGTTTAGAACCGTCATTCAAACTCATCAGTGCGCTTCCAGTCCCTTTTACAAACCGTTACATGAATATTTGTTTTTGCCTTGGGTTTAACATTTTCAAGCAGTAACTGTGGCTGCATGCCCACGGAGAGCAGGAATCACTGCAGGATTTGGGAACACTGCTTTAACGCTTCCTCTGCGGCCGTGTCACGCTAAGCCACTGCAAAACAGGTGACACACGAGCACGGCACATCGTCCTCAGCGGTTTGCATTTTACCGTGCCGACGGAATGACATTTCCAAACCAGGCCAAAAGAAACCGTTAACGTTACATTTTATGTATTTGACCTTAAAATTTCTCATCTGAGGAcaagactgatttttttgaaaggtATTTCCATAAATCATTGAAAAGTAATCTCTCTAAAGATTAGAAAAGCTTAGTCAAAACTTTGTAATACGAACAGTAGGGACAAGCGGCAGCAGTTCTGGTTTCGAAGGAACAGCGACGTTCACTACAAGTGGGAAGGCGTCCACGAGGACAGCTGTAACCGACAGTTCGCAGTTCTTCCAAGGAACCTCACAAAAAAAGATGCAACGGCTTACGGACACATCACTCTCTGCAATGTGACACGCCACTCCTTTTTAATCAGTCGGGTTTCCACACAAGGTACTGAATATTATTCTATTTACAttcaaaaatagctttttttcctctcttcagtaCATAGCGGGAATGCCCGTAAATTAGTCAGTAGAAACCCCTCTAACACAGGTGGAGGACAGCTTTGTTGATCTCTGGGTTCGTCCAGTCGTTCCGGATATCATCCAGGTGATTATCAAAATCTACAAGCGTCTCGTAGGACTTGCTGTCCAAGAGAGATGCAGCGATTCTCTGGGCTTCGGTCCAATCTTCACAAAAGTCACTAGGACGTAAAATAACCAGGAGTTAAAAGTAATCACAAAGAAAATCTCCACCGCTTCCTCTGCTCCGGAAATTAAGCCACACTCTCTGCAACGTGGTCAGGGTGATCGTACCGCTGCCTGGCTGCAGAAGCCGGCTGTTCCCTCTCACTACAgcaaaaaacagctttaaaagcacTGTCAGCTACACCCGCCGCCCTTACAGTGTCACTCACCACAATCAAACTTTTGCCCTTAACCAGGCAACCCGTTTTTCCTTACTACCCAAACACAAATAAACTCTGAAGTTTACTCACACGTGCGGGTCCTTGCACCTCCACTTGTTCTCATGAAGCTCGTACACATGAATGGCAGGCTCTATGCACTCCATTGTAAACTTGGTGTTATCAACCTGTTGTGCAACAGAAAAACACCACCTCAGTCTCCTCCTCAAGATCCCAAGTAaagagatgaaattaaaaaaaacaaaaaccaaaaaaaggtcAGTTTTTACAAACAGGGCACCTTACACCAACTCGTCCACCGTTCTACCTTCAAATGAGCCAAGTCTTACAGGTTTAAACTGCCGACATCCTTTGTCACTGCGGCAAGGGGGCAAAGCGTCGTTTGCTTTATGTAAGACGAGAGTTTAAGTCACGGACGGGGGTCTGAAGTCACGAACACACTGCCTTCGCTCAAGCCTCGCAAGCAGAGAAGGCCTCCGCTTCCTTTGAGATGGCAGAGCGCCAACCGCAGTCTCTCTGCCGGCTTACTAAGAACTTCGCTGGCTACAGGTCATTGCACCTCTTCCCCAGAGCAtttggagggaaagagaaaattagTTACCCTCACTATTAAAGGGTCTAGAGAACGGCATTTAAATGGCTGGTCCAACACCACGGTCATAACATTAGCAATACagaaaggaggcgggggggggggaaatgaagtAATTTACCATTATGAGCGCTGTATCGTTAAAGCCCTCTGCAATTCTGGAGGCCACCTTTTCCGCAACCTGGTTTGGACTGCAGCAGAAGGTAAAAGTAACTGTGTTATTTGAACCATGACATTTCAGGAAATAGGCTTAAAGAGATGTGAAAATTACACCGCGTGCTTACAAACAGGAACAAGATATCAAGCTGATGCTACACTTGATTGAAGTCAGAAGGCCAAGAAAACCCCAGCTCCTCTCTTCAGCACGTGATCTGGATCTTAGCTATGCTTAGGCAATGGGTTTTTGAACGGCAAAACGCTCGCTGCAGGCTTTATGTGGAATCAACGTTTTGCGGCCTCCTACCCCCTTCCACCAGACCAAAGACTGCAGCCACCTTTGCCCTGGcaggcatttaaaaaagcagCCGAGTTTGCCCCCCGGCCTACATTTGAACCCACCCACTGCCCAGCTTCTCTACCAAAATCAGATaaccttttaaaggaaaacctTTCTCGTGTTTCAAAGATGACAATCTCTACCTGGCACCAGTTATCTTCAGAAATGAAAtcggggtttaaaaaaaaacccccaagcctGTGATACTCTTTCAAACCTCAAACAGAACAGACAAACTGTATCTTCTCCTTAAAAACGTCTCCAGCAGATTTATTTCCCATGTGAGGAAAGGACAAATACTGCCCTTACCCCTGTTAGATACCTGAGCAGTCACAAGTATTACTTAAAAAACATACTTGAGACCGAAGGATATTCATTAACAAAATAACTGGGACATAGCATAATACTTTAAACAAGCTgctcatatttattttaaatgcaagtatGATGTACTCTCATTGGTCCTGAAACTGGATTTGTCTAATAGATATGGGGAAAATATTTGATACGCATATCTAAAACTGCATTGTGGCTCCACAGGAAGGCCCCCTTATTGCTTATTGAGTAATACGAGTTagccagcagggaaaaaaaatgactaaTCCTGgggaaaacaagtgaaaaaaaaaaagctatctcTGCTTGACTGACATCATCTTCCATTTCAAGAACGTCCCTTTACCACGTAAGAAAATGCTTCAATAAAACTCGGAGACAATTAAGTAGTTTAGTAGGAATTAGGTCACTTCTGAAAGACTTTCCAAAAGACACTCGGAGTCATTCGAGTTCACAAGATGTGTACTGCACAAGCGAACGCGCCTGCAAATTTTGGCTATTTCCCTGACAACTGTAGTTAAACTGGTTGGCAGTCGTTCAAATACCGGCCTTTTATAGTACCCACTAAAGAGGGGTGACTCTGGAAGGACTGGGGTTTCTGCACCTGAACGAAGGCCATAGCCACCAGCACCGCGAAGACAATGTGAAACCAGATGACAGTTGTCAAAGTTAATCAACGCGCACGATTTACGTCGCTGATTTTTGTTGGCAGGGTACAAAGTACAACATAAAAgagcaaacagaaggaaatatggCACCAACACACCTGGCATCTTTCACGCGTTCATTTGCCTGGTAATATCCAGCTATCACGTAGCTATTCTCTTTGCACCAAGAGtcaatctgaaaaagaaattggaaCAATTAagcccagggaaagaaaaagaaaaaaaaccccacagaactAAGGAAATCTCGTGTCTGTCCTGCAAATAAAACGGCAGTTGAAGCATTACAATATCTTTAAAGAAGCAATTGGCAAATATATTcacatttatatgtatttatgtgCCCACTCACACATGGGGTTTGGCTGATTTAACTagaacagagaaaccaaattGAACGTTTGGAGAATGGTGGAAGACGTTAACCAAACGGAGCAAAAGAGCAAAGTTATCTCAGTCGAAGCCCGGCCTAAATTCAAATGACAGGACTTGTAAAGAGCTTCAGCAACGCTGCCTGGGAGAGGAGTCTAGCTCTTACCTATTGCCATTTGTGGCTATTTTCTGTTCGCGTTCATCTGAGAGAGATGATGACGTTAGAAAACGTCCACCGCGCGGCTGCGTGACCATACTGTCATTTCAAAAACAGCCTGTTGATTTTATTGCCAATGTAACATTTCTAGGCTAAAGCGGAAGCATTTTTTACCTTAATTAGCAAATAAAGCTTGATGTGAAAGGTAAATGCGAGGCAGAAGAAGTTTGTCCCGTTCACCATTTTTTCAACCCGCTCCGTTACAAAAAGGCTTTTGcgataaaattgtttttctttgagaGTTCACCTGCGAGGGTAACTAACCACTGTTACCAAACAACGCCGGTGGATTCTCCGCTCTTTAAAATCTTTCAATCAAAACCGAACACTTTTCTAAAAATACTCTCCAGCTCAGCCACGAGACAAAGGCTTGATGACAGAACTAGTGGCATCGATTCTCTCGTCTCTGCTATAGACACGGTCAGACCAGGCGGCTCCTCCTCCTTTAACACCTGCCTGTAAATACTTAAACATATGCAGTTATTTGCATACAATTTACACAACTTTTGAGTTACACAAGTACAAAAGTTTAGGTAGCTTGGGTTATTTGTAAGTGCAGTTTCAGCATGCGCACACTGCTGTTCCTTCTGCTTTACGCTGGATCTGAATTCCTCCCCCGAGTCGGTcttgctttgaaaatatatatatatacacacgacTTTTCTCCTTATAACTGAGGATATGGAGTCAGCATAATACAGAGCCCTGAGAGACAGAAGTGGAGAAAGCAGCTAGAATTTTCCTTTGCAGCCCCTAGAGAGCATGCATCAAAAAACCCTCAACAGCTATATTAAAATGGAGTCCAAAAATATACCTGATGCTGACCTGTCGCATCCTGTAAGTCAAATCAATCTCATTTTTAGCAATAATTATAGTATTAGActgcataaacaaacaaaaaaaaaaagccatgtgaaTAATCCCTCCTCTACAAGGGATGACATGGATTTAGGTGAttcttcaacaacaacaaaaaaaaagaagctgcgCGGCCCTGCTATAGCTGAGGGCCAACTGCTGTTTCAATTACAAACCCATTTTGAGGGCTTAGGACTAGGGTTTTAATTGTTAGTGGCTTGAAAGCTTGGCATTAAAGCCTAGAAGTCCAGACactaaaattaataataattttaaagcgTCCATCAATTGAAAGATTAAAACCCTTAGTTCTATGTCAATTTTTGTCGTCTACCGaaaatggtctttaaaaaaataataataataaaaaagagtgTGATTTTTAAGTTCTCCGTTCCCTAAGTGGTAATTAAAAACTGCttccgtaaaaaaaaaaaaagggaaaaaaatatatatatctgttTGGAATTAAAGCTGTTTCCACCTGCGATTTCCAAACGCTCTCTAACCTCCGCACTGTCCCCACAGGGAGCCTCCGCATCAGTTAGTCCCTGGTATTTCTTAGTCGTGTCCAGCCCTGACGAGGGCAAGCCAACGGGGGACAGATGGTGCCTTGCTTCCGCACGGCGCGTGTCGCCCCCGAAAAATCAAGAGCGCGGCCTTCCCCCCCCGAGCTGCTTCCACAAGAGGAGCTGCGGCCACCGAAGGCGGGTGGCggtcgggggcggggggtgtttAGAAGAGGCCTGGGGGGAGCGAGGCTGTAACCCGCCGCCAGCTGACCGCTCCTCCGGGCGGTGGGGAGCCAGCCACGCGAACGGAGGGGGAAGTGCTGCTCGTGTTTTTGAGAAGATGCGGTTGCAAAACCACATCAATTAGCCGAGAAATTCAAAGGCgcacacacacaacccccccccacccccccaatgcgaaacttaatttgctttttctttaacgACTCCGTTTTTGAAAGGGATTTCAAACCAACAAGCCAAAGTGCAAATTAAATGCACGCGCTTCTGCTCTCTCCGCCGGAGCTACAAACCTTCAAGCGCTGCTGCGTGTTtaataaaaatctaattttggGGATTCTTTGTGCCTAGGCTGCTGCCGAAGCACCGCTCGCGATTTTTAGAAGTTACCACATGGACAAGCCCGTCTGAAAGCGTACCCTCTGTTTTCAGACTAAATCTGGAGGCTATTGCTCCCATTTGATGTTCTGGGATAACTCAGGTCAGAGACGAGGAGGCGAAACTCTGCGGGGCTGGTTCTAGAAAACCCTCACGCCTGTGACCAGGCCACAGGCTTGACCAAGAATCAGCAGTAATTGAACTGGAAGGTCCCGTCAAAACCTGCCAAAGCTTCAAAACCCTTTAGAGACAGAGGCGCTTCGCTACAAAGATCGAGTTCCAGCCACGTAATCTTGCCGATTTATTCGGTAACCGTGCGTTATATTCTACAGAACAGGCGAGAGCGCCCTCCTTTTAAACGTTACAACAAGAAAATCCGATTTTCATAGCTGCTGCGCCAGTATTTATTGACACCTTTGCCTCtgtttaaacaacaaaaaaacccccaccaccgAGAGCAACAGGCCTTGGCCTCTTGTCAAACGCTGTGTTTTAAAGCTGCCAAGTATCACAGGAGTCATCAAATGTGACTGCAAACCACAACGCGTCTCGGCAAGTCCTAATTAATGTGGGAAACGCCAGGGGTTTCCGATCTTCAAACTTTCTGTATCAAAACCCAAGAGCAAATACGTAAGACATTGCCATTTCTTTGGTTCCATAATGATTTCCTTACTGTAGATGTGGTAAGATGTTTCAGATGTTGCAAGAAACGGGATTTCTTTCCTAATAGCGTGATCCTGTAGCAAGATCTACACCAGAAAACTACTCCCAAGTTCGTGAAAATTCACTGCCACCGACCCTGTAGAAAGACATCTGATCCTGATTTAGAGACAAACCCTACACATACTTTAAATACAGTACACACGTTATTCTATACTTCACTAGCAACTTCCACTTACTCATTCCCAGAGGAAAAACAAGTTACCATCGTTCGAAAAGGTGAAGTCAAGCCCTGCCTGCGTTAAAGCAATTATAAACGGTATTATTACTTTTTCCCCAAGCAGTAACACAAGGAAAACCGTAAGCAGAAAATGCTTACACTAGCAGCACGCGTTTCTGTGTTACTCCTACGCTGTTACACCGGTGTAAATACACTTAAGACTGACAAGTTTTGCGTGCTCCGCAGCAATATGGCAAACCGAAAGGGCCCGGGCTCAGGCTCAGCCCCCGTTCCTACGCCGCCGGCTGCATTTAATCATACCCCGGCTTCAGAGAGATCTCAGCGTTCCCACGGCGTCACCTCAACGGGAGAAAACTGgaatttatttacaaataaatttttttttttttttttttttggatgaagcAACCTATTAAAGCGAGGGAAACACTTAGGGCAAGAAGTCTACAAGAATCAGAAACGAGTTGTTTTTTACGGGTGTCCAAAAGGGACGGATTTTCTCCTGTTAATCGTGACGAGCCTTTAAATGGACGGAAAAGTCCAGAGCTCAAATCACACCCAGATCTCACTTCAGTGGCGGCTACGTCTACTGTGAAGGTGCCAAAGCGCTTCTTTGCCTCCAGCTTTGCACCAGCCCACCCCGACCCCCTGTTACAATAAAAATCCAAGCACGTTTCGCTCCCTCCGCCTTCGGGTTTTGACGAAGGGACCCTCCCCAAGCGCCAGGCAGAAAGGA comes from Aptenodytes patagonicus chromosome 11, bAptPat1.pri.cur, whole genome shotgun sequence and encodes:
- the EMC8 gene encoding ER membrane protein complex subunit 8; this encodes MKLTTQAYCKMVLHGAKYPHCAVNGLLVAERPSAVPRRDQAGPPSLFVDCIPLFHGTLALAPMLEVALTLIDSWCKENSYVIAGYYQANERVKDASPNQVAEKVASRIAEGFNDTALIMVDNTKFTMECIEPAIHVYELHENKWRCKDPHVDFCEDWTEAQRIAASLLDSKSYETLVDFDNHLDDIRNDWTNPEINKAVLHLC